From a region of the Halanaerobium hydrogeniformans genome:
- a CDS encoding ABC transporter permease, translated as MDTIRQMLSISLLLASFRFATPLILAALGGIFSEKSGVVNIALEGMMLIGAFAAVYGSASTGNPWIGVLYSMLAGISFAAIFALVCVTFKADQIVVGTGINIFASGITIFLLQIFFRVRGTSPRVMRLPFLRVLGVRFNPITYIALILVPIVWFIFYKTHWGLRIRSIGEHPAAADTLGINVNLWRFVCVLISGLLAGLAGAHLSIGDGSAFVREMSAGRGFIALAAMIFGKWHPVGAFGAAMLFGYAEAIAVRVDFVFIPSELISAIPYVLTLVVLAGFIGKSIPPRASGKPYYKGEK; from the coding sequence ATGGATACAATTAGGCAAATGCTATCAATCTCTTTATTACTGGCAAGTTTTCGCTTTGCAACCCCTTTGATTTTAGCTGCCTTAGGTGGAATTTTTTCTGAAAAATCAGGAGTTGTTAATATCGCTTTAGAAGGTATGATGCTTATTGGTGCATTTGCAGCTGTTTATGGAAGTGCAAGTACCGGTAATCCCTGGATAGGAGTCTTATATTCAATGCTTGCTGGAATTAGTTTTGCAGCCATTTTTGCTCTGGTCTGTGTGACTTTTAAAGCCGATCAAATTGTTGTAGGAACTGGTATAAATATTTTTGCATCAGGAATTACAATATTTTTACTTCAGATTTTCTTTAGAGTACGCGGAACTTCACCAAGAGTTATGAGATTACCATTTTTAAGGGTACTTGGAGTAAGATTTAATCCGATTACTTATATTGCATTAATTTTAGTTCCAATTGTCTGGTTTATTTTCTATAAAACTCATTGGGGTTTAAGGATTCGCTCAATTGGAGAACATCCAGCAGCTGCAGATACACTTGGTATTAATGTAAATCTGTGGAGGTTTGTTTGTGTGCTTATAAGTGGTTTACTGGCTGGTCTAGCAGGTGCTCACCTATCGATAGGTGATGGCAGTGCTTTTGTAAGAGAAATGTCTGCAGGGAGAGGTTTTATAGCTTTAGCAGCCATGATATTTGGTAAATGGCATCCTGTAGGTGCTTTTGGAGCTGCAATGTTATTTGGTTATGCTGAAGCTATAGCAGTTAGGGTTGATTTTGTTTTTATTCCTTCAGAATTAATTAGTGCTATACCATATGTTTTAACTCTGGTAGTCTTAGC
- a CDS encoding ABC transporter ATP-binding protein: MAREEYFLDMRNITKLFPGVKANDNVNLSIKTGEIHALVGENGAGKTTLMNILYGLYDPDGGEIYYKGKKVKLKDPQKAIDLGIGMVHQHFMLVQPLTVTENIILGNEPRKNKGLMLDRRKAKKEVQDISKKYGLFVDPDAKIRDISVGMQQRVEIIKTLYRGAELLIFDEPTAVLTPQEIKELFEIFRSLKKQGKTIIFITHKLKEVKAISDRITVLRDGKSVDTVETNEVTEADVAELMVGRQVLLKVEKTPAQPTEEILNIKNLKVDDNRGLPAVKDVSLSVKKGEILGIAGVEGNGQSELVEALTGLREIKSGSIELRNKEISNYTARKIKREKVAHIPEDRHKHGLIMDFDLKENTILGYHDLDKFSKKGIMNYENIAKYTTKLIKEYDIRGAGMQSFAKNLSGGNQQKLIVAREFSHDPELLIASQPTRGVDVGSIEFIHKQIIDRRDNGAAVLLVSAELSEILSLSDRIAVIFEGEIVDILEASETDEMELGKLMTGSKADEAGGETLE, from the coding sequence ATGGCCAGGGAAGAGTATTTTCTTGATATGCGTAATATCACCAAATTATTTCCAGGTGTAAAAGCAAATGATAATGTTAATTTATCAATTAAAACTGGTGAAATCCATGCACTGGTTGGTGAAAATGGTGCAGGTAAAACTACTTTAATGAATATCTTATATGGTCTTTATGATCCAGATGGAGGCGAAATCTATTATAAAGGGAAGAAAGTTAAATTGAAAGATCCTCAAAAAGCTATTGACCTGGGAATAGGCATGGTTCACCAACATTTTATGTTGGTTCAACCGCTAACTGTTACGGAAAATATAATTTTGGGTAATGAGCCTCGAAAAAATAAAGGTTTAATGCTTGACCGAAGGAAAGCAAAAAAAGAGGTACAGGATATTTCTAAAAAATATGGGCTTTTTGTTGATCCTGATGCTAAAATAAGGGATATTTCGGTAGGAATGCAGCAGCGAGTAGAAATTATAAAAACTCTTTATAGAGGTGCCGAATTACTCATTTTTGATGAGCCTACAGCAGTTTTAACCCCACAAGAAATAAAAGAACTTTTTGAAATTTTTCGTTCTTTAAAAAAACAGGGTAAAACAATAATTTTTATCACCCATAAACTTAAAGAAGTAAAAGCTATATCAGATAGAATTACTGTTTTAAGAGATGGCAAAAGTGTTGACACTGTTGAAACTAATGAAGTTACAGAAGCAGATGTAGCTGAATTAATGGTAGGAAGACAGGTATTATTGAAAGTAGAAAAAACACCAGCTCAACCTACTGAAGAAATTTTAAATATAAAAAATTTAAAAGTTGATGATAATCGTGGACTTCCTGCTGTAAAAGATGTTTCTCTTTCAGTAAAAAAAGGAGAAATTTTAGGTATAGCAGGAGTTGAAGGTAATGGACAATCTGAGCTGGTAGAAGCTTTAACGGGTTTGAGAGAGATTAAAAGTGGTTCTATAGAATTGAGAAATAAAGAAATCTCAAATTATACTGCTCGTAAGATAAAAAGAGAAAAAGTTGCCCATATACCTGAAGATAGACACAAACATGGTTTGATCATGGATTTCGATTTAAAAGAAAACACTATTTTGGGATATCATGATTTAGATAAATTTTCAAAAAAAGGAATCATGAATTATGAGAATATAGCAAAATATACTACTAAATTAATTAAAGAATATGATATTAGAGGTGCAGGAATGCAATCTTTTGCCAAAAATTTGTCTGGTGGAAATCAGCAAAAACTAATTGTAGCAAGAGAATTTTCTCATGACCCAGAATTATTAATTGCTTCTCAACCGACAAGAGGTGTTGATGTAGGATCTATAGAATTTATACATAAACAAATTATTGATAGAAGAGATAATGGAGCTGCCGTATTATTGGTTTCTGCTGAATTAAGTGAAATTTTATCTTTAAGTGATAGAATTGCAGTAATTTTCGAAGGTGAAATAGTTGATATTTTAGAAGCTTCAGAAACAGATGAAATGGAACTTGGTAAATTAATGACCGGTTCTAAAGCTGATGAAGCTGGAGGTGAAACGCTTGAATAA
- a CDS encoding BMP family lipoprotein — MFKKVLALSVVFAFIFMVVFAAAPEATSAQDTRVGIVLSTGGLGDLSFNDAAYRGLQRAESELGIEFDYIEPADPAEDETALRRFAERGYDLVIGVGFQMSDSLEIVAMDYPHVNFAHVDEAFPDILDNVVSLNFAEWEGSFLAGALAALVSETNNVGYVGGVDFALIHRFEGGFYQGAKYINPDIEVQIRYADDFGDPARGREIALGMYDNGADVIYHAAGGTGTGVFEAAEEEDRYAIGVDSNQNHVAPGHVIASMLKRVDNAVYETVESVVDGTYEGGQNLYFTLADKGVGITDLEELAVEEIQAYEEGIISEEELEIIREMKEELTAPHAEKIAEIEEMIINGEIEVDNWGEIGRPDEL; from the coding sequence TTGTTTAAAAAAGTTTTAGCATTATCTGTTGTTTTTGCTTTTATATTTATGGTGGTTTTTGCTGCAGCTCCAGAAGCAACTTCTGCTCAGGATACCCGAGTTGGAATTGTGCTTTCAACTGGTGGGCTTGGTGATCTTTCTTTTAATGATGCTGCTTATCGTGGTTTGCAGAGAGCAGAAAGTGAACTCGGCATAGAATTTGATTATATTGAGCCTGCTGACCCTGCAGAAGATGAAACTGCTCTGCGTCGTTTTGCAGAGAGAGGTTATGATCTGGTTATTGGGGTAGGTTTCCAGATGTCTGATAGCTTAGAAATAGTTGCTATGGATTATCCACATGTTAATTTTGCCCATGTTGATGAAGCATTTCCTGATATTTTAGATAACGTTGTCAGTCTGAACTTTGCAGAATGGGAAGGTTCATTTTTAGCAGGTGCTCTGGCAGCTTTAGTTAGTGAAACAAACAATGTTGGTTATGTTGGTGGAGTTGACTTTGCCTTGATTCACCGTTTTGAAGGTGGATTTTATCAGGGAGCTAAATATATAAATCCAGATATTGAGGTTCAAATAAGATATGCAGATGACTTTGGTGATCCTGCTAGAGGACGTGAAATTGCACTCGGTATGTACGATAATGGTGCTGATGTAATTTATCATGCTGCTGGTGGAACAGGGACCGGAGTTTTTGAAGCCGCTGAAGAAGAAGATCGTTATGCAATTGGGGTTGACTCTAACCAGAACCATGTCGCTCCAGGCCATGTAATTGCAAGTATGTTAAAAAGAGTAGATAATGCTGTATATGAAACAGTAGAATCTGTTGTTGATGGTACTTATGAAGGTGGACAAAACTTGTATTTCACACTTGCTGATAAAGGAGTTGGAATTACCGATTTAGAAGAATTAGCTGTAGAAGAAATTCAGGCTTATGAAGAAGGAATTATTAGTGAAGAAGAATTAGAAATAATTAGAGAAATGAAAGAAGAGCTTACTGCTCCTCACGCTGAAAAAATAGCTGAGATTGAAGAAATGATTATCAATGGTGAAATTGAAGTTGACAATTGGGGAGAAATAGGCAGACCTGATGAACTATAA
- a CDS encoding ABC transporter permease translates to MNNLVDKVKTILINLGLSLLSIIIALIFGIFFILLTEQSPITAYSALYEGAFGDFRAILNTLWRSTPLILTGLAVALPFRAGLFNIGAEGQLLMGGFTAGVVGFYFTSLPGFIHLPFAVLAGVLVGGIWGGLPGFLKAKMDVHEVISTIMLNNIAIALTINYGINYFRETGRQATPRILESAALLRFNDMVDHVIFGRIPFIEIFEQPGIRLHINFIFAIISAIILWFLLFKTTLGYEMRAVGFNPDGAEYGGINPSKGVILAMFISGAVAGLAGVGEALGTHLSFMAGMDAGHGFTGIAVALIGQTHPIGVIFGGLLFGALAQGGLEMQFAGVPSDIVMIIQALVIFFVASLQVLKVYLAKRKAKGGVE, encoded by the coding sequence TTGAATAATCTAGTCGATAAAGTTAAAACTATACTTATTAATTTAGGCTTATCTTTATTATCTATTATAATTGCACTTATTTTTGGGATTTTCTTTATCCTATTAACAGAACAATCTCCAATAACAGCTTATTCAGCTTTATATGAAGGTGCTTTTGGCGATTTCAGAGCAATTTTAAATACCCTCTGGCGTTCTACTCCATTAATTTTAACTGGGCTTGCAGTAGCTCTGCCATTTAGAGCAGGATTATTTAATATAGGTGCAGAAGGTCAGCTTTTAATGGGAGGTTTCACAGCTGGTGTAGTTGGGTTTTACTTTACTTCATTACCTGGTTTTATACATCTGCCTTTTGCAGTTTTAGCAGGAGTTTTGGTTGGTGGAATCTGGGGTGGTCTTCCTGGATTTTTAAAGGCTAAAATGGATGTGCATGAAGTAATTTCGACCATAATGTTAAACAATATCGCGATCGCACTTACAATAAATTATGGGATAAATTATTTTAGAGAGACTGGAAGGCAGGCAACACCTAGAATCCTGGAGAGTGCTGCTCTACTGCGTTTTAATGATATGGTAGATCATGTGATTTTTGGCAGGATACCTTTTATTGAAATTTTTGAGCAACCTGGTATACGTTTACATATAAATTTTATCTTTGCTATCATATCTGCAATAATTTTATGGTTTCTACTTTTTAAAACTACGCTTGGTTATGAAATGAGAGCAGTTGGTTTTAATCCAGATGGTGCAGAATATGGTGGAATTAATCCCAGTAAGGGAGTTATTTTAGCCATGTTTATAAGTGGTGCAGTTGCAGGACTGGCAGGAGTTGGAGAAGCACTGGGAACCCATCTAAGCTTTATGGCAGGTATGGATGCCGGACACGGATTTACCGGGATTGCAGTTGCTTTGATCGGTCAGACCCATCCAATTGGTGTAATTTTTGGTGGACTATTATTTGGAGCTTTAGCTCAGGGTGGACTTGAAATGCAATTTGCTGGTGTACCATCAGATATTGTAATGATTATACAGGCTTTAGTAATTTTCTTTGTTGCAAGTTTACAGGTACTAAAAGTTTATCTTGCTAAAAGAAAAGCTAAAGGAGGGGTTGAATAA
- a CDS encoding DMT family transporter, with translation MKKLRRFAPYFAGLIFSSIFGFSFLFTKEGLELMAPFHLLGFRFALAFLSLSILRIAGIIKIDLKSKNIKMLLLLALFQPGIYFVFETTGMIYTTSSEAGMMIALIPIAVTILAAFILKEKTTFKQSIFVLLSVFGAALIIFNRGSSGIEGNLFGLLLLGVAVIAAAFYNIISRKLSLEFSTIEITYVMMGFGAFVFNIIAIYELDFSLESYFSIISDRDALIAILYLGLLSSVVAFFMMNYTLSKINAAQAAVFANFTTVVSILAGVFLRGESFYKLQALGAFLIIIGVWGTNYFGRPIIRKETYNERI, from the coding sequence ATGAAAAAATTACGCAGATTTGCTCCTTATTTTGCTGGTCTGATATTTAGCTCAATATTTGGCTTTTCTTTTTTATTTACCAAGGAGGGTTTGGAGTTAATGGCTCCATTCCACTTACTTGGTTTTCGTTTTGCTTTAGCTTTTTTAAGCTTGAGTATTTTGAGGATTGCTGGTATAATTAAAATCGATTTAAAATCAAAAAATATTAAAATGCTGCTTTTGCTGGCCCTATTTCAGCCAGGAATTTATTTTGTTTTTGAAACAACCGGAATGATTTATACTACATCTTCAGAGGCTGGAATGATGATTGCATTAATACCGATAGCTGTAACTATTTTAGCAGCATTTATTTTGAAAGAAAAAACTACATTTAAACAGAGCATCTTTGTGCTTTTATCTGTTTTTGGTGCAGCTTTGATAATTTTTAACAGAGGCAGTAGTGGAATAGAAGGAAATTTATTTGGTCTTTTATTACTGGGAGTAGCTGTAATTGCAGCAGCTTTTTATAATATAATTTCTAGAAAACTTTCTCTAGAATTTTCTACAATAGAAATTACATATGTTATGATGGGTTTTGGTGCTTTTGTTTTTAATATTATAGCTATTTATGAGCTTGATTTTAGCCTGGAAAGTTATTTTAGTATTATATCAGATAGAGATGCATTGATTGCAATTTTATATCTAGGACTTTTATCTTCTGTAGTAGCATTTTTCATGATGAATTATACCCTCTCTAAGATTAATGCGGCCCAGGCTGCAGTATTTGCAAACTTTACCACTGTGGTTTCTATCTTAGCGGGAGTTTTTTTAAGAGGTGAATCATTTTATAAATTACAGGCATTAGGTGCATTTTTGATAATTATTGGTGTTTGGGGTACAAATTATTTTGGACGTCCTATAATAAGGAAGGAGACATATAATGAAAGAATATAA
- a CDS encoding FtsK/SpoIIIE family DNA translocase, whose protein sequence is MAKNKQDLKLEKRKNELLGLFLITFAAISFFAIFSSSAGLIGDSISAAYYYLVGSGSYILPFIFIYWGIKLIRAKKIIFSSRLLGFIITFITIISIIDLNNYQNQIIDLRQGYAGGIIGRSISYSLVELFAYNGAYIILSMLMLIGLMLLFDLFLDTIFKKIKSLLLLPKKAVQAIKNKFNLLREKLGAKKDKVFSFFKSVKKKKEPNEFEEDCNSKANYNSKNKQEDSFVVEENINTKQKRKARKKSVQKQESSSLTENFDISKDQSDNITDEGEKHGDYTLPGISLLNDNGKKRAQLANKSQLLEETLSSFGVEAKVINVNHGPTITRYEIQPATGVKVSKIVTLSDDIALALAARDVRIEAPIPGKAAVGIEVPHGNDITVSFRDVVVSEEFQSSKGKLKLALGKGIDGDTVVFDLSKMPHLLVAGATGSGKSVCINTLISSILFRATPEEVKLLLIDPKKVELNSYQGLPHLLTPVVTDPKKAANVLKLLVEEMEDRYDLFSKTASRGIKSYNQQCAAKDDMLPYIVVVIDELSDLMMVAANEVEDNICRLAQMSRAAGIHLIIATQRPSVDVITGLIKANIPSRISFAVSSATDSRTILDMGGAEKLLGNGDMLFAPVGMQKPMRIQGAYLTDPELNKITEFVKSQAKTEYEIEKDDIKEVELSLDDEQDELYEDAVKLVVKYRASISMLQRRLHIGHSRAARLIDQMEEDGIVGPYAGSKPREVLVETEDLDKIMDLDISNDEDFK, encoded by the coding sequence GTGGCTAAGAATAAACAAGATTTAAAACTTGAAAAAAGAAAAAATGAATTATTGGGCTTATTTTTAATTACTTTTGCTGCTATAAGTTTTTTTGCTATTTTCAGTAGTTCTGCAGGTTTAATTGGTGATAGTATAAGTGCTGCCTATTATTATTTAGTGGGTAGTGGAAGTTATATTTTACCTTTTATATTTATTTATTGGGGGATTAAGCTGATTAGAGCCAAAAAGATAATTTTTTCTAGCCGGCTGCTTGGATTTATCATTACTTTTATTACTATTATATCTATTATTGATTTAAATAATTATCAAAATCAAATAATTGACTTAAGACAGGGTTATGCAGGGGGAATAATTGGACGCAGTATTAGCTATTCTTTAGTTGAATTATTTGCCTACAATGGGGCATACATAATTTTGTCTATGCTAATGTTGATCGGCTTAATGCTTTTATTTGACTTATTTCTGGATACTATTTTTAAAAAAATTAAGTCGTTACTGCTTTTACCCAAAAAAGCAGTTCAGGCTATCAAAAATAAATTTAATCTATTAAGGGAGAAGCTTGGAGCAAAAAAAGATAAAGTATTTTCATTTTTTAAAAGTGTTAAAAAGAAAAAAGAGCCTAACGAATTTGAAGAAGATTGCAACAGCAAAGCTAATTATAATTCAAAAAATAAGCAAGAAGACAGTTTTGTAGTTGAAGAAAATATTAATACAAAGCAGAAAAGAAAAGCAAGAAAAAAGAGTGTTCAAAAACAGGAAAGTAGTTCCTTAACTGAGAATTTTGATATCAGTAAAGATCAATCTGATAATATAACAGACGAAGGTGAAAAACATGGTGATTATACATTACCCGGGATTTCGCTTTTAAATGACAATGGTAAAAAAAGGGCCCAGCTAGCAAATAAGAGTCAGCTTTTAGAAGAAACATTAAGTAGTTTTGGAGTGGAAGCAAAGGTTATAAATGTAAACCATGGGCCGACAATTACCCGATATGAGATTCAGCCTGCTACAGGAGTAAAAGTAAGTAAAATAGTTACTTTATCAGATGATATTGCCCTGGCTTTAGCAGCAAGAGATGTTCGGATTGAAGCACCAATTCCTGGTAAAGCTGCTGTAGGTATTGAGGTTCCTCATGGTAATGATATAACAGTATCTTTTAGAGATGTTGTTGTATCTGAAGAATTTCAGAGTTCTAAAGGTAAATTAAAGCTTGCCCTTGGTAAGGGGATAGATGGGGATACAGTTGTCTTTGATCTAAGCAAAATGCCCCACTTATTGGTTGCTGGTGCAACAGGTTCAGGAAAAAGTGTCTGTATAAATACTTTGATCAGCAGTATATTATTTAGGGCTACCCCTGAAGAAGTCAAGCTTCTTTTGATCGACCCTAAAAAGGTTGAGTTAAATAGTTATCAGGGTTTACCTCATTTGCTTACCCCTGTTGTTACAGATCCCAAAAAAGCGGCTAATGTATTAAAATTACTAGTTGAAGAGATGGAAGATAGATATGACCTTTTTTCTAAAACAGCGAGCAGAGGTATTAAATCTTATAATCAGCAGTGTGCTGCAAAAGATGATATGTTACCTTATATTGTTGTTGTTATTGATGAGTTATCTGATCTAATGATGGTTGCAGCTAATGAGGTAGAAGACAATATTTGCCGTTTAGCTCAAATGTCAAGAGCTGCTGGTATCCATTTAATTATTGCAACTCAAAGGCCTTCAGTTGATGTGATTACAGGTTTGATTAAAGCTAATATTCCCAGCAGGATTTCTTTTGCAGTCTCATCTGCTACTGATTCAAGAACTATTTTAGATATGGGAGGAGCAGAAAAGCTTTTAGGAAATGGGGATATGTTGTTTGCTCCGGTTGGTATGCAAAAACCGATGAGAATTCAGGGTGCCTACTTAACTGATCCTGAATTAAATAAAATAACTGAATTTGTAAAATCACAGGCGAAAACAGAGTATGAAATAGAAAAAGATGATATAAAAGAAGTAGAGCTTTCTTTAGATGATGAACAGGACGAGTTATATGAGGATGCAGTAAAACTGGTAGTAAAATATAGAGCATCAATTTCAATGCTGCAGAGAAGATTACATATAGGTCACTCTAGAGCAGCTAGATTGATCGATCAAATGGAAGAAGATGGTATAGTAGGGCCTTATGCTGGCAGTAAACCAAGAGAAGTCCTTGTTGAGACTGAAGACCTTGATAAGATAATGGATCTTGATATTTCCAATGATGAAGATTTTAAATAA
- a CDS encoding aspartate-semialdehyde dehydrogenase → MKEYNIAVVGATGLVGREMLKILSERNFPIADLKVFASSRSEGKIIEFEDRKLTVEVVKEGCFEGIDIALFSAGSDISKEVAPLVKKAGGIVIDNSNAFRMDKNVPLIVPEVNGEALNDHQQIIANPNCSTIQMVMLLKPLADSYGLKRIVINTYQAVSGAGKKAVDELIEQTKAYLNKEEIKKENFNHQIAFNAIPQIDTFLDNDYTKEEMKMVNECKKIMADEDLAVTATCVRIPVIFGHGESLNIELNSTYNINDIKNIFANTKNVELIDNPAQEKYPLQIDTENNDNILVGRIRRDYSKENTINLWLTANNLRKGAALNAVQIAEYLAEHDML, encoded by the coding sequence ATGAAAGAATATAATATAGCAGTAGTAGGTGCAACAGGTTTAGTCGGTCGAGAAATGTTAAAAATACTTAGTGAAAGAAATTTTCCGATTGCTGATTTAAAGGTCTTTGCCAGCAGTCGTTCAGAGGGGAAAATAATAGAATTTGAAGATAGAAAATTAACCGTAGAAGTAGTAAAAGAAGGTTGTTTTGAAGGGATAGATATCGCCCTTTTTAGTGCAGGAAGTGATATTTCAAAAGAGGTGGCTCCACTTGTAAAAAAAGCAGGTGGAATAGTTATTGATAATAGTAATGCTTTTAGAATGGATAAAAATGTTCCTCTGATCGTGCCTGAAGTAAATGGTGAGGCTCTAAATGACCATCAGCAAATTATTGCAAATCCAAACTGTTCTACAATTCAGATGGTTATGCTTTTAAAACCTTTAGCAGATAGTTATGGACTCAAAAGAATAGTTATTAACACTTATCAGGCGGTTTCTGGAGCTGGAAAAAAAGCTGTTGATGAACTTATCGAGCAAACTAAAGCTTATTTAAACAAAGAGGAAATTAAAAAAGAAAACTTTAATCATCAGATTGCTTTTAATGCAATTCCACAAATTGATACATTTTTAGATAATGATTATACCAAAGAAGAAATGAAAATGGTTAATGAATGCAAAAAAATAATGGCTGATGAGGATTTAGCAGTAACTGCAACCTGTGTTAGAATACCAGTTATCTTTGGCCATGGAGAATCTTTAAATATTGAGTTAAATTCTACCTATAATATTAATGATATTAAAAATATTTTTGCTAACACCAAAAATGTAGAGCTGATTGATAATCCTGCTCAAGAAAAATATCCTCTGCAGATTGATACAGAAAATAATGATAATATTTTAGTGGGAAGGATTAGAAGAGATTATTCTAAAGAAAACACTATAAATTTATGGTTGACCGCAAATAATCTCAGAAAAGGTGCTGCTTTAAATGCAGTACAGATTGCTGAATATTTAGCAGAACATGATATGCTTTAA
- a CDS encoding ribonuclease J produces the protein MNDKNKIKNVTMTTLGGVGEIGKNMWVLEIGEDMLIIDSGVKFPENDLLGIDLVIPDFEYVIKNKDRINGIVLTHGHLDHIGGLPYLLKEINAPIYGTKLTLGLLEGNLKEHRLLKDCRLKIVHSGKEIQVGNFTVEFIRVNHSIADTCALAIHTPLGPIVYASDFKFDQTPVDGEVADFHKFAELGDSPEGVLALFSDSTNVERDGYTLSEKVVGETVDEIFRGAKERIIVATFASNIHRVQQVVDAAFKYNRKVAFTGRSMLNNVDIARRLGYLQVPEDMIVDIRDCSSLPDNEVTLLTTGSQGEPMAALTRMARGDHYHINIKEGDTVMISASAIPGNEKYVGETINKLFRRGANVIYEDVSGVHVSGHASKEELKLMLNLVKPKYFVPVHGEYRHLYKHANLAEEVGIPRDNIYIADVGDKINFAEDKVSKKDNVQSGDVLIDGLGIGDVGNIVLRDRKMLSEDGIIIVVVTIDKKGNILVGPDIITRGFVYIRESEELIEAATQRVEDALKECEENNVTEWSVLKNTIRNSLNNYVYQKIKRNPMILPVIMEV, from the coding sequence ATGAATGATAAAAATAAAATAAAAAATGTTACTATGACAACACTCGGTGGAGTGGGAGAGATTGGAAAAAACATGTGGGTTCTGGAAATTGGAGAAGATATGTTGATAATTGACTCGGGAGTTAAATTTCCAGAAAATGATTTATTAGGAATTGATTTAGTGATTCCTGATTTCGAATATGTGATTAAAAACAAGGATCGGATTAATGGAATCGTTTTAACCCACGGTCATTTAGATCATATTGGTGGATTACCATATCTGTTAAAAGAAATTAATGCACCAATTTATGGGACTAAACTTACTCTTGGTCTTTTAGAGGGCAATTTAAAGGAACATAGGCTTTTAAAAGATTGTAGATTAAAAATAGTTCACTCTGGAAAGGAAATTCAGGTTGGTAATTTTACTGTAGAATTTATTAGAGTTAATCACAGTATTGCCGATACCTGTGCCCTGGCTATCCATACTCCCCTTGGACCGATAGTTTATGCAAGTGACTTTAAATTTGACCAAACTCCAGTCGATGGAGAAGTGGCAGATTTTCATAAATTTGCTGAACTAGGTGATAGCCCAGAAGGGGTTTTAGCCCTTTTTTCAGATAGTACAAATGTAGAACGGGATGGTTATACATTATCTGAAAAAGTTGTTGGGGAAACTGTTGATGAGATTTTTAGAGGTGCCAAAGAAAGGATAATTGTTGCTACTTTTGCTTCTAATATACATCGTGTTCAGCAGGTTGTAGATGCTGCATTTAAGTATAATAGAAAAGTAGCTTTTACAGGTCGTAGTATGCTTAATAATGTTGATATTGCGCGCCGACTTGGTTATCTTCAGGTTCCAGAAGATATGATTGTAGATATCAGGGACTGCTCTAGTCTGCCTGATAATGAAGTAACCCTGCTTACAACCGGTAGTCAGGGAGAACCCATGGCAGCTTTAACTAGAATGGCCCGTGGTGATCATTATCATATCAATATCAAAGAGGGAGATACAGTTATGATTTCAGCCTCTGCGATACCTGGAAACGAGAAATATGTAGGAGAGACCATTAATAAGCTTTTTAGAAGAGGAGCTAATGTTATTTATGAAGATGTATCAGGTGTTCATGTATCTGGACATGCTAGTAAAGAAGAATTAAAACTAATGTTAAATCTAGTTAAGCCAAAATACTTTGTTCCAGTTCATGGAGAATACAGACATCTTTATAAACATGCAAATTTGGCTGAAGAAGTCGGTATTCCTAGAGATAATATTTATATTGCTGATGTTGGAGATAAGATAAACTTTGCGGAAGATAAAGTTTCTAAAAAGGATAATGTCCAATCAGGTGATGTATTGATAGATGGTTTAGGTATTGGAGATGTTGGTAATATAGTTTTAAGAGATAGAAAGATGCTTTCTGAAGACGGTATTATTATTGTTGTAGTTACAATTGATAAAAAAGGTAATATTCTGGTTGGTCCGGATATTATTACCAGAGGTTTTGTCTATATTAGAGAATCTGAAGAATTAATTGAAGCTGCTACCCAAAGGGTTGAAGATGCACTTAAAGAATGTGAAGAAAATAATGTCACAGAATGGTCAGTTTTAAAGAATACAATTAGAAATTCACTTAATAATTATGTCTACCAAAAAATCAAGAGAAATCCAATGATTTTACCTGTTATAATGGAGGTATAA